One stretch of Pomacea canaliculata isolate SZHN2017 linkage group LG11, ASM307304v1, whole genome shotgun sequence DNA includes these proteins:
- the LOC112575554 gene encoding LOW QUALITY PROTEIN: vacuolar protein sorting-associated protein 52 homolog (The sequence of the model RefSeq protein was modified relative to this genomic sequence to represent the inferred CDS: inserted 1 base in 1 codon), whose amino-acid sequence MATSVAEDISLPCSKSFQSTIEESILQLGELDLTSEDFLLDEVDSHIQQNLEDEIVKEALNKGVDLRQYSKQVERELLEVENASIQDYIKESQNIASLHSQIAACDGILERMEQMLNGFQSDLSSISTEIQSLQDQSIAMNIKLKNRQAIRGELSQYVDEMVIPESMISHILETPVTEDEFKEQLHELNHKIKFVKEQAFRDARACGDVKDILERLKVKALAKIREFLLQRIYAFRKPMANYQIPQNTLLKFRIFNEFLMTNERHVAKEVRDEYVDTMSKVYYSYFKSYSSRLMKLQRSLLKLFEEVATRDDLMGVEDTAKKGFFSSKPQLKNRSTVFTLGNRGDVLTTGLEEPVIIPHAAAKNETRYTFEMLFRSLHFALMDNCCREYLFLCDFFIVSGTGAQSLFDAIFGKTLTMFMKQMEEYVGDSYDSIAMFLSVHIVYRYRAIMAKRGIPCLDRYWEALLNTMWPRFEYILHLNIQSVRECEPQKLGHIDCRPHYITRRYAEFSAAIVGVDQTFPXERVGRVLGQLQAEVENFVLKMAAQFQQRREQLIFLINNYDMMLAVLVERTSEDSKEAEVIRDLLTARTGEYVEEVLAPHFGGMITFVRDCENLVDKGQLDTFANQEKRVQQIIRGFNNDWKKALETINQEVMRAFTNFKNGTQILQGALTQLIQYYHRFQKVMSQGPFRSMQVRNELINIHHVMVEVKRYKPTF is encoded by the exons ATGGCTACCTCCGTAGCAGAAGACATATCCCTGCCCTGTTCTAAAAGCTTTCAGAGT aCCATAGAAGAGAGCATACTGCAACTTGGGGAGCTGGATCTTACATCTGAAGATTTTCTGTTGGATGAAGTTGACT CACACATTCAACAAAATCTTGAAGATGAAATTGTAAAGGAGGCTTTGAATAAG GGTGTCGACTTGCGTCAGTATTCCAAACAGGTAGAACGAGAACTCTTGGAAGTGGAAAATGCCTCAATCCAGGACT ATATCAAGGAGAGCCAGAACATAGCCAGCCTACATAGCCAAATAGCAGCTTGTGATGGAATCTTAGAG CGAATGGAGCAGATGTTGAATGGCTTCCAAAGTGACTTAAGCAGCATCTCCACAGAAATACAGTCTCTGCAGGACCAGTCCATTGCCATGAACATCAAACTGAAGAACAGGCAG GCTATCCGAGGAGAACTCAGCCAATATGTTGATGAGATGGTTATACCAGAATCAATGATAAG TCACATTCTAGAGACTCCAGTGACAGAGGATGAGTTCAAAGAGCAGCTGCACGAGCTCAATCACAAGATCAAATTTGTTAAGGAGCAGGCATTTAGAGATGCTCGTGCCTGTGGCGATGTCAAGGACATTCTGGAAAGGCTCAAAGTCAAG GCTCTGGCAAAAATCAGGGAATTCCTGCTACAGAGAATCTATGCCTTCCGTAAACCTATGGCCAACTACCAGATTCCACAGAATACATTGCTGAAATTTAG GATATTTAATGAGTTTTTAATGACCAATGAACGTCATGTTGCCAAAGAAGTGCGTGACGAGTATGTGGACACGATGAGCAAGGTCTATTATTCATATTTCAAGAGCTATTCAAGCAGGCTAATGAAACTCCAG AGGTCCCTTTTGAAGCTG TTTGAGGAAGTGGCTACAAGGGATGATCTCATGGGGGTTGAAGACACAGCAAAGAAAG GTTTTTTTTCGTCAAAACCACAACTAAAAAACAGGTCCACTGTCTTCACGCTAGGCAACCGTGGTGATGTGCTGACAACTGGCTTAGAGGAGCCAGTCATCATACCCCATGCTGCCGCCAAGAACGAAACAAGG TACACATTCGAGATGCTGTTCCGAAGCCTGCACTTTGCACTGATGGACAACTGCTGCCGGGAGTACTTGTTCCTGTGTGATTTCTTCATCGTGTCTGGCACAGGCGCCCAGAGCCTCTTTGATGCTATTTTTGGGAAAACTCTCACCATGTTCATG AAACAAATGGAAGAGTATGTTGGTGACAGCTACGACTCCATTGCAATGTTCCTGTCAGTGCACATTGTTTATCGATACCGTGCCATCATGGCTAAAAGAGGAATACCTTGTCTGGACAG ATACTGGGAGGCACTGCTCAATACCATGTGGCCAAGGTTTGAGTACATCCTGCACCTCAACATACAGAGTGTCCGTGAGTGTGAGCCTCAAAAACTGGGACACATCGACTGTCGACCACACTAT ATCACGCGACGCTACGCGGAGTTTTCGGCAGCCATTGTGGGCGTGGACCAGACGTTCC GCGAGCGGGTGGGGCGGGTGCTGGGCCAGCTGCAGGCTGAGGTGGAGAACTTCGTCCTCAAGATGGCTGCTCAGTTCCAGCAGCGGCGGGAGCAGCTCATTTTCCTTATCAATAACTACGATATGATGCTGGCCGTGCTAGTG GAACGGACGTCGGAGGACTCCAAGGAGGCGGAGGTGATCCGCGACCTGCTGACTGCTCGGACAGGCGAGTACGTGGAGGAGGTGCTGGCCCCACACTTCGGCGGTATGATCACCTTCGTCAGAGACTGCGAAAACCTGGTGGACAAGGGGCAGTTGGACACATTCGCTAACCAAGAGA AGCGTGTGCAGCAGATAATTCGGGGATTCAACAACGACTGGAAGAAGGCGCTTGAAACCATCAACCAGGAGGTGATGCGAGCCTTCACCAACTTCAAGAACGGCACACAGATACTACAG GGAGCCTTGACGCAGCTGATCCAGTATTACCACCGCTTCCAAAAAGTCATGTCCCAGGGACCCTTCCGCAGCATGCAGGTCCGCAACGAGCTCATCAATATTCATCACGTTATGGTGGAGGTCAAGCGGTACAAGCCAACCTTCTGA
- the LOC112576327 gene encoding mucin-2-like, with translation MMKFATFLGVSGLLLIVQAAPPPSTGEAMFCHVCVDAVDNNDCNATSVCDDEHSYCLTEVLFDDGVLTIQKRCARKQVCYNMMENNAEGCEHPDERVEGLCSYCCSSRGCNARLPPYEELESQVIPGAVPHPPPGEVRTTRPRTQEHTPKPAHEHATKPTPQEHTPKPRTQEHTTKPRTQEHTTGPRTQEHTTKPRTQEHTPKPRTQEQTPKPRTQEHTLKPKTQEHTPKPKTQEHTPKPRTQEHTPKPKTQEHTPKPRTQEHTPKPKTQEHTPKPKTQEHTTELRSQEHTTDPRTQEHTTEPTTQGDTTHSFSQQHVSQMGVTSPTNTILHSEIVSTSPPTSAPEKVPLPQVHVDVHVQIDIGKQGQGQTTSWQSQVTPTTEKPWSSSKAGFLDTLQTTTPDPKSSTSLPSTRATSLTSRTSKVMYAQPTAAPHAIPTPAPPLLSFHHHP, from the exons ATGATGAAGTTCGCTACTTTCCTTGGAGTGTCTG GGTTACTTCTCATTGTCCAGGCGGCGCCACCACCATCGACAGGCGAAG CTATGTTCTGCCATGTCTGTGTCGATGCCGTGGACAACAACGACTGCAATGCCACCAGTGTCTGCGATGACGAGCAT AGTTACTGTCTGACTGAGGTTCTATTCGATGATGGCGTCCTCACCATCCAAAAACGCTGCGCCAGAAagcag GTTTGCTACAACATGATGGAGAACAATGCTGAAGGCTGTGAGCACCCGGATGAAAGGGTGGAAGGCTTGTGCTCATACTGCTGCTCATCCCGTGGGTGCAACGCCAGGCTTCCTCCATACG AAGAACTAGAGAGCCAGGTTATACCAGGGGCCGTTCCTCATCCGCCTCCAGGGGAGGTTAGAACTACGAGACCCAGGACGCAGGAGCATACACCAAAACCAGCCCACGAGCATGCAACAAAACCTACACCCCAGGAACACACCCCAAAGCCTAGAACCCAGGAACACACCACAAAACCTAGAACTCAGGAACACACCACAGGACCTAGAACTCAGGAACACACCACAAAACCTAGAACTCAGGAACACACGCCAAAGCCTAGAACCCAGGAGCAAACGCCAAAGCCTAGAACCCAGGAACACACCCTAAAGCCGAAAACCCAGGAACACACCCCAAAACCGAAAACCCAGGAACACACCCCAAAGCCTAGAACCCAGGAACACACCCCAAAGCCGAAAACCCAGGAACACACCCCAAAGCCTAGAACCCAGGAACACACCCCAAAGCCGAAAACCCAGGAACACACCCCAAAGCCGAAAACCCAGGAACACACCACAGAGCTTAGAAGTCAGGAACACACCACAGACCCTAGAACCCAGGAACACACCACAGAGCCTACAACTCAGGGGGACACTACTCACTCTTTCTCCCAGCAGCATGTATCTCAGATGGGAGTGACAAGCCCTACCAACACAATCCTGCACAGCGAAATAGTGTCGACTTCCCCACCAACTTCTGCCCCGGAGAAGGTTCCCCTTCCACAAGTTCACGTGGACGTTCACGTGCAGATCGACATCGGCAAACAGGGACAGGGGCAGACCACCTCGTGGCAAAGCCAAGTGACCCCCACCACAGAGAAACCCTGGTCGAGCTCGAAGGCTGGCTTCCTCGATACCCTGCAGACTACGACCCCTGATCCAAAATCTTCAACGTCACTTCCGTCGACGAGAGCCACGAGCTTGACGTCAAGGACCAGCAAGGTGATGTACGCTCAACCGACGGCGGCGCCGCACGCCATCCCCACGCCCGCGCCTCCTTTGCTGTCTTTTCATCATCACCCATGA
- the LOC112575555 gene encoding 40S ribosomal protein S18, with protein MSLVIPEKFQHILRVMNTNIDGRRKIMFAITAIKGVGRRFSNVVCKKANVDISKRAGELTEEEVERIVTVMANPRQYKIPDWFLNRQKDIKDGRYTQVLSNALDNKLREDLERLKKIRAHRGLRHYWGLRVRGQHTKTTGRRGRTVGVAKKK; from the exons ATG tcgCTGGTCATTCCAGAAAAGTTTCAACACATTCTTCGTGTTATGAACACGAACATAGATGGACGACGAAAAATCATGTTTGCAATTACAGCAATCAAG GGTGTGGGTCGCCGCTTCAGTAATGTTGTCTGTAAAAAGGCAAACGTAGATATTTCCAAACGTGCTGGTGAACTCACAGAAGAAGAG GTTGAGCGCATTGTGACGGTAATGGCCAACCCTCGTCAGTACAAGATCCCAGACTGGTTCCTCAATCGACAGAAGGATATCAAGGATGGTCGTTACACACAAGTCCTGTCCAATGCACTTGATAACAAGCTGCGTGAGGATCTGGAGCGACTGAAGAAGATCCGTGCCCACCGTGGTCTGCGTCATTACTGGGG tcttcGTGTCCGTGGTCAGCACACCAAGACAACTGGACGTCGTGGTAGGACTGTTGGTGTTGCCAAGAAGAAGTAA